One window from the genome of Nicotiana sylvestris chromosome 9, ASM39365v2, whole genome shotgun sequence encodes:
- the LOC138877841 gene encoding uncharacterized protein — translation MDEEYEPLNTYFPDEEVMHIYEVEQVKKPGWKLFFDGAANIKGVGIGAVLISEIGHHYLVTAQVHFYCTNNIAEYEACILGLRLSIDMGVQEVLVLGDLDLLVHRFKENGKYRI, via the coding sequence atggatgaagaatacgaacctttgaatacttatttccctgatgaagaggtaatgcacatttaTGAGGTGGAACAGGTTaaaaagccaggatggaaacttttctttgatggggctgctaacataaaaggcgttgggataggagcggtacttatttctgaaatagggcatcactaccttGTTACGGCTCAGGTTCatttctattgtactaacaacatagctgagtatgaggcatgcattttgggtttaaggttatccatagacatgggtgtccaggaagttttggtcttgggggacttGGACCTTCTAGTGCAccgattcaaggagaatgggaaatacaggatttaa